tcgatcccaggaccttatcggtgttaacgatacgtgataaccaactacaccatccgGCCAATTGATGTTTTGTGTATTTGTAATTTAGCTATATTAGCCAAGAGCAAACTAGCAGACGTGCTGCTGGTTAGGTAGTATACGGTACTCTACAATGTCGCAATAACCTCCTCCAAAACCTTGACCAAACCGgtcatctcttcctctgtAGTGGCCTATTAGTCTTGAACCCCGATGAAATACGCGAAGAGAAGCACTTACCTGTATTATAATGCAACATACTGATCCGCACAACTCCATCCTCAACGTCCTCCAAGCcaatgatatccttgatcaATCTATGACTGTACATATGGCCACTTCGGAACCCATACGCAGATCGCTTTTCAACCTCTTCTACCAACTTCTGGCTTTTCGTACCCCGCACCGTGAAGCTAATCACAGGGACACGGAGGTTCTTATCCGCAGAGCGCTCTCCGTAGACAGTGACCCGATCATTACCATTGAGGAAATCCAAGATGATCTGCTGCAGTCTTTCCTCTTGGACGGCGATCTTTTCCCATGATGCAGATACATCAGGCTCGAAGTATTCGACTACTCGTGGAATGCTCTGAACATGCTCATAATTGGCGGATGCCAAGTTGAGCTTCAAGTCGAGGGTGTCCGTGCCCTTGAAGAAATGTCCTAGGGTGTCGATCTGATCATGAATGCGTGATGAGGCATACAGCTGCGCGATGTGAGGTCCATAGACCTTGTACCATGAGAAGGCCTGTTTGGGATAATTAGCTTCTGGAACCTTGCTAGATATGCAAGGCATACTCACGTAAAAGTCGACATCAAGATCCTTGACATCGACTTGTCGATGGGGCGCAAGTGCAACGCCGTCCACGCAGAGAAGGGCCTCAAGGTCAAAAGTAAGCATTACATCAGTTTTAGGTTAGCAGGTTCTTACCCGAGGGTATTGATGCACGATCTTCGCAATCTCCTTAACATCCACGATAGATCCAAGTATATTCGATGCATGCGGGCAAGCTACTAGTCTCGTCTTCTCCGAGATTAACTGCTTCAAGTCATTCGGATCGCAGACAGGATTCTGAGGGTTGGAAGCGGACCACCATTTCACCTCTAAACCTAGTCGTTCTGCGATTCTGACCCAGGCGGCGGAATTGGCCTCGTGGTTCAATTTCGAAAGAATGAGCTCATCCCCTGGCTGGAACTTCAATGCCGTGGAGAGATTGTGCAGTAGTTGTGTAGTTGATACACCAAGACAGGTCTATAGGACTGTTAGCGGGATTTACATTCCTTGAGTAGGACTACTTACCTCCTCGGGCTTTGCATTGATGAACTTCGCCGCTGCTTCGTAGCCATTCGCAAATCCAGCAGTGGACAGCTTGGAGGTCTTGTATGTTGCCCCCAATTGGACATTGGTGTTTGTGAGGTAAGATGCAATGCTAGAAAGCCATGTAAGCCACAATCCGATCTTAATCAGGGTAGACATACGACTCAATCACGGTGTCCAGTACTTGACTACCCCCTTTCAGCTGATTAGCAAAGCGCTAGATACTGGATAGAAGTCACAAAGACTGCAATTAAAACTTGACACACCTGCATTATCCAGGAAGACCTGCTCCTGCTTCAGTGCAGGAAAGCGAGACCGGACCTGTGCGATATCGAGAGTCATTCTGAAGGCAATGGTGAATATGTTACGATGAACTCAGCTGAGGTTGATGTATCGGACCTTAAGTATGATAGCAGATTGCGTTTGCTGTGACGATAAGGCGTGAGAGGGGTAAGTACTAAGCGGTCCACAGCGCGCCCTAAGGCACCACATCCCCCACATTCCCAGGTAAGCCACATGGTCGAATAGAgaaatctatactatattcATGGTTTCCACAAGTTGGTCGTGTTAACCATATGCGAACTGCTATCCAAAACTACCTGCTCAACAAAACCGCAAACAACATGCGAACAGACAAAGCTCTCTGCTTCCAACCGGGTATATTCCATGCAAACCAAGATATGTCCAAATAAGAGCACATTAAAATAGCACAGTAGAAAAGAAGtccaaagaagagaaggcaagCCGAAAAGCTAataacatcatcatccattACCTCGAGCGTAAGCCTGCACTCGCGTTCCCCGCAGGGTGCGCCGCATCATGTACCACACAAAGCAGATACTTCTTATCCGGAACAACGACAATCTCATGCTTTTTGGTTCTCAGTCGCAGGAGCTTGACctcatcgtcgtcctctCTCTCCGATgcctctccatctccatcgtccCGTGATGTTCCGTTGCCCAGCCCTTCTTGTAAGCCGTTCGAGTCTGTTTTGGAACCGTGGGCGTTTTTGTCCAGGGGTCGCGAGAGCGACAAACTTAGATCCGACGCGCtggaaacaaaagcaaaaatgcGAGCTGCTAGCGCTTCTGCCTGGGACGGTTGATAGGAGGTCTGACGGTTAGGAGTAGTGGCGCTAGACGGTGTTGAAGGGGTGGGTGATTCGGCAGGTGTCATAGTCTCTACCGATTGTTCCTCGGCAGCTGAGTCGACCTGAGAGACATTTGGACTACTGTTGCCCGCTGGTCTCGTCGCTAGCAGCCCAGTGCTCTGAATTATGGTCCCATCTTTGCGGGAAAGGATGAAAGTGGACTGAACTCCGGGGCGCGATGTTAGATGCGAAAGGAGAGAGGTGACATGTTGCGGAATCTGTGCAGactaattaaattagtaaatatCCGGACGTTTTTCCTGTTGAAAAGCAGACAGAGGAGAAAGGAGCGACTACTGCTGTTGTATGCGCCATGTTCGAGGTACGGGATAGCTTGAAGTGAGTTCTAAGAAGTGAGCGTAGGATAGATGACCGCTTTGAAGAACTATATTCTCCTCATAATAAACTCTTGAGACCTATATCTTATGCCCCGCTGCCGTTTTCTAGCTCGTACAGGCTAATGTCTGTGGAATGTGAAAGGTTGAAGCTGTTTGGCATTTTGTTGACGATCTTCCATGAACGCCGACCGCATCGCGGACTGGATGACTAAGCGATATCATGCCCTGATTCAACCATCAGGAGGTATGCCTCCTCTTTTGATTTAGTataagtactccgtatagaaCTTCTACATGATCTGACAAAACTCTTAACGGTCTTGGATGGTATCCCAATTAACAGTAAATAGTCATACAAAACGCACAAAACAAAATGGTATCGCCGAAGACAGAATAGGAGATCCGAGAGTCATGCAAATAGGAAGACCAGTGTTAAAGAACGACTATAGAGCCTTACGAGGATTAGACTCATGctggaaaagacaaaggGGGAATATAAGATAGAGAACGGCCACCTAGAAACACCACAATTAAAGGAAATTTCAGAATGCCTCCCAATGATTCATAGGAAAGTACATCAAGCCCTCATCCCGAGCTGTTGTGTTCTTTCGGAATCCGACTCCCAGCCAAAATCGAAGTCCTCAATTATACTTTCCAACTCCTGAATGTCAGCACTTTCTTCCGAACCGCAGCTACTGCGTCGGCTGGAGCCTGGGCTGGCAATCCAAGTCTCTGGATGGTACGGAGGCTGGCGTCTGTGCGCATGCCGCTCATTCCTCATGACATGGGAATCTGGGCTGGACGAAGAGTTCGTCATAGATGAGAAAGATCTACTTGTAGGTGGAGTAGAGAGGGAGGTGGATGATCCACCGAGAAGGCCTTCTACGTTCTGTTTACCTCCTACACCGAGAGCCCCAAGAAGAGCAGCTTGTAGTGTTCTGTTTTGGTGCTCGAGATGCGCAATGCGCTTTTCGAGCTCTCGAACGTAAGAAGGCCGATGGCGACCGCCTCGCGTTTCGTGATAGTAATAGCTATCCTGCAAATGTGGTGATTGCGAGGAAGCTTTCTCCAGGCCATGGCTTCTGCGGTTTCTGGGGGTTCTGGGCCTAGAGTGGTCGCATGACGATGGCTTCTTAATATGACGCGTTTTGCGTGTGGCAGACTCATCAACGTTGATGGGTGCCAACTTTGGTCGCCGTCGCCTACTGGAAGGGGGGTGTGCCTGTAGCTTGCGCATACCAACATCCATGCCTTCATCTTCCGAAGAGGGGAGAGGGGTCTCAGAGCGCCCGTGAGGATCCTCGTCATTAGCTACCCTTTCACTGAGGACGCTTGTGCTTCGTGTCCCACCGCTTGGATAGACCTGAGAATTCCTTGCTGAAGCAGGTAGTGACGACGGTTCCTGAGTGTTCATCAATGATATAGCGTCAATATAACCGAGTGAGCTACCTTTTCGCGTGCTAATAGCATGAGCTTCAGTGGATTGCCCAGGAAATTTCGAGCCATAAGAGGAAGGAGTAAACAATTGGGTATCTGGAGATCCCCTTCCGTATTGACTCCTAACTCCCTCGTCGGTGCAGCGTGAAGCAGCTGTCGTCCCATCATACTTTTCGGATGAGGCCCTGTGAGAGAGCCTTGAAAAAGACTGCCGACCTTCTTCCGAAGGGCGATCGTCTGAGTCTTGCAAATAAATTCGACTCGCTGAcatatctttcttcttcagcgcACGAACCCTATCGGCTCGGCTTTTACTGGCTCTCACAGACGTGGCACCCGCCCTAGCAGATTTGATCCCTCCGTCCATTGCTGTCTCAGGTATGCTAAGACTTGGTGTAGCCCGACCGTTCATTGATCCATGATTATCTCTCCTTGCACCACTGCCCATGGATCCTTCTTCTGTAGAACATGATGGTAACTGAGGGTCCTGCTCTTGTTGGTTGGCACGGAGACCTCTTCTACCGGCAATAGTGTCTTGTCCGTAACTAGGACGAATCCCTGGAACTGCTTCCGGTAACGCAGGCAGAGGTCTCATAGGTGCCGGTAGAGGGAATGCATCTATTGCGCCCATGGGCAAGGATGCCGGACGGCGGCCGTTTCTAGCCAGCGGCATTTTTGCATGTTTTTGGCTTGTCCCGTTATTTCTGCCTAGATCCGTCGGTTGCGCTGGCGGCATTTGGTCCACACATCCGAGATTTTCAAGGCCAGCGTCACAACTCTGGGTGCTAGATGAAGGCTTAGTGTTTTTATCATTCGATTGAGCCGAAGAACCTTGCTGCGCCGATTTGGTTGGTAAGGATCTGAGAGACGGGGGTGGGCAACCGTTCGATATGCGCCAGGCTCCTTTATTAGGCATACGTGGAGGCACAGTGTCGGGGAAAAGCTTCAGCGAATGGCTCTGCATGGCGTTGGATGTACCAGCTGATGATGACTTGCTGTCCGCTGCTTCGGGGGCATCTTTGGCTCCTGCTGGCTTGGCTTCCGCTGGTTGCTCGTGACTCGACTGTTGGAAGTCAGTATTACgtataatatatatgttCAATGATGCCCGCCTACCTGTTGCTTGTTGTCCAAAGTGCTGGTCGACATCTCAGGGGGTTGACTGCTCGTTCGGTCTGGTATTTCCGGAACTTTCGGCAAGGCTTCTATCTCATCCATTGGCTCACTAGGCGTAGAATTTGAGCCATGACCAGTTGAGGGATGGGAAGATTTTCCTTGCGAATCATGGTCGGTTGAAGCCTGGTAAGGCGGAGGGGTCACGTCCTCAAATTGAGGGGGTCGAGGCAACGCAGCGCCGACCAGGGACGTAATCTCTCGTAGATCAAGCGATGACAGACGACCTCCTTTCATTTCATATTTTTCAAGCGAATCTTCCAGCCATGGTCGTCCAATGCTTTCCACGTCTCTTCTGGAACTTGCTTGAAAGCTGAGATCGGAAGCAGATCTGGTAGAGGATACTGTGGAGTCAATACTTTGCTTGGGAGCAGATTTCTTGGGCTTTGGGAGAGTGAGAGAATCAGGCAGGAATCCCTCCTGCTGAAGCGCT
This DNA window, taken from Aspergillus flavus chromosome 5, complete sequence, encodes the following:
- a CDS encoding pyridoxal phosphate-dependent transferase, with protein sequence MTLDIAQVRSRFPALKQEQVFLDNAGGSQVLDTVIESIASYLTNTNVQLGATYKTSKLSTAGFANGYEAAAKFINAKPEETCLGVSTTQLLHNLSTALKFQPGDELILSKLNHEANSAAWVRIAERLGLEVKWWSASNPQNPVCDPNDLKQLISEKTRLVACPHASNILGSIVDVKEIAKIVHQYPRALLCVDGVALAPHRQVDVKDLDVDFYAFSWYKVYGPHIAQLYASSRIHDQIDTLGHFFKGTDTLDLKLNLASANYEHVQSIPRVVEYFEPDVSASWEKIAVQEERLQQIILDFLNGNDRVTVYGERSADKNLRVPVISFTVRGTKSQKLVEEVEKRSAYGFRSGHMYSHRLIKDIIGLEDVEDGVVRISMLHYNTEEEMTGLVKVLEEVIATL